The following are encoded in a window of Halorarum salinum genomic DNA:
- a CDS encoding DUF4242 domain-containing protein — protein sequence MPLFMDIHKNVDASPEEVAEAHQKDLETQEQYDANFKEYWFDEDEGTVFCLFEAPDKETGEKVHSEAHGLVAEEIHQVQQGE from the coding sequence ATGCCACTGTTCATGGACATCCATAAGAACGTTGATGCGAGCCCGGAAGAGGTTGCTGAAGCCCACCAGAAGGACCTCGAAACGCAGGAGCAGTACGATGCAAACTTTAAGGAATACTGGTTCGACGAGGACGAAGGTACCGTATTCTGCCTGTTTGAAGCTCCTGACAAAGAGACGGGTGAGAAAGTTCACAGCGAGGCACACGGCCTCGTCGCCGAGGAAATCCACCAAGTACAACAAGGAGAGTAA
- the paaB gene encoding 1,2-phenylacetyl-CoA epoxidase subunit PaaB: MIYEVFRQEEPGDYHRHAGNVHAPDREMAKLFASIQHGRRMQTNSLWVVPRSEIGEVDADDVAFGGSTDKAYRWAMTYNDIDASFAREVEDSEAEQREAARKRREATREGAD, translated from the coding sequence ATGATCTACGAGGTGTTCCGCCAGGAGGAGCCGGGCGACTACCACCGGCACGCCGGCAACGTCCACGCCCCGGACCGCGAGATGGCGAAGCTGTTCGCGAGCATCCAGCACGGTCGCCGGATGCAGACGAACTCCCTCTGGGTCGTCCCGCGATCCGAGATCGGCGAGGTCGACGCCGACGACGTCGCGTTCGGCGGCTCGACCGACAAGGCGTACCGCTGGGCGATGACGTACAACGACATCGACGCCTCGTTCGCACGGGAGGTCGAGGACAGCGAGGCCGAACAGCGCGAGGCGGCACGCAAACGCCGCGAGGCGACGCGGGAGGGGGCCGACTGA
- the thrS gene encoding threonine--tRNA ligase, translating into MSDIAVVLPDGSELSVPEDATVEDAAYEIGPGLGEDTIAGVVDGELVDKHAPVHDGARLEIVTDQSEEYLDVLRHSAAHVFAQALQRLHPDAKLAIGPPTDDGFYYDVTGVDLDESDFEELEAEMRDVIEADYDIVRRELPREEALAAFEDNPYKTEILHEEAAGEDPVSVYEQDDWRDLCKGPHVDSTGEIGAVKLMSISSAYWRGDEANDQLTRVYGTAFESESDLEEFLEMREEAKERDHRKIGREMDLFSVPDHSPGCVHFHPNGMTIRRELEEYIRGKNDDLGYDEVWTPELNKAELWKPTGHYDNFTANGEMFNWVQDDTEYGLKPMNCANHAHVYATSTHSYRDLPIRLSEFGTCYRNEQSGELSGLLRVRGFTQDDGHAFVRPDQIESEIRGTLGVIEEIYGDFGLEVIYKLETQGENAVGSDEVWDQATDALKAALEGEGLDYRIESEEAAFYGPKVGIDARDAIGREWTVGTVQLDFNIPRKLDLTYVGEDNEEHHPVMVHRALLGTFERFMGVIIEHFKGNFPLWLAPEQVRVLPISDDNLGYAHRVRNDLGDFRAEVEDRDMTIGRKIRAAHDDRVPYMIIVGGDEEETETVSVRDRFENEANDVDPGEFRAHLESEREEKRLEPDFVGAE; encoded by the coding sequence ATGAGCGACATCGCAGTCGTCCTGCCGGACGGATCGGAGCTGTCCGTCCCGGAGGACGCCACGGTCGAGGACGCGGCCTACGAGATCGGGCCGGGGCTCGGCGAGGACACGATCGCCGGCGTCGTCGACGGCGAACTGGTCGACAAGCACGCGCCGGTCCACGACGGCGCCCGACTCGAGATCGTCACCGACCAGTCCGAGGAGTACCTCGACGTCCTTCGCCACTCGGCCGCCCACGTCTTCGCGCAGGCGCTCCAGCGGCTCCACCCCGACGCGAAGCTCGCCATCGGCCCGCCGACCGACGACGGCTTCTACTACGACGTGACGGGGGTGGACCTCGACGAGTCCGACTTCGAGGAACTGGAGGCGGAGATGCGCGACGTCATCGAGGCCGACTACGACATCGTCCGCCGGGAGCTCCCCCGCGAGGAGGCGCTCGCGGCGTTCGAGGACAACCCGTACAAGACGGAGATCCTCCACGAGGAGGCCGCCGGCGAGGACCCCGTCTCCGTCTACGAGCAGGACGACTGGCGCGACCTCTGTAAGGGGCCCCACGTCGACTCGACGGGCGAGATCGGCGCCGTGAAGCTGATGAGCATCTCCTCGGCGTACTGGCGCGGCGACGAGGCGAACGACCAGCTCACCCGGGTGTACGGCACGGCGTTCGAGTCCGAGTCTGACCTCGAGGAGTTCCTCGAGATGCGCGAGGAGGCAAAGGAGCGGGACCACCGGAAGATCGGCCGGGAGATGGACCTCTTCTCGGTGCCCGACCACTCGCCGGGCTGTGTCCACTTCCACCCGAACGGGATGACGATCCGGCGGGAACTGGAGGAGTACATCCGCGGAAAGAACGACGACCTCGGCTACGACGAGGTGTGGACGCCCGAACTGAACAAGGCCGAACTGTGGAAGCCGACGGGCCACTACGACAACTTCACGGCCAACGGCGAGATGTTCAACTGGGTCCAGGACGACACCGAGTACGGCCTGAAGCCCATGAACTGCGCGAACCACGCGCACGTGTACGCGACGAGCACCCACTCGTACCGGGACCTCCCGATCCGGCTCTCGGAGTTCGGCACCTGCTACCGGAACGAGCAGTCGGGCGAGCTCTCGGGGCTGCTCCGGGTGCGGGGGTTCACCCAGGACGACGGCCACGCGTTCGTCCGCCCCGACCAGATCGAGTCGGAGATCCGCGGCACGCTGGGGGTCATCGAGGAGATCTACGGCGACTTCGGGCTCGAGGTCATCTACAAGCTCGAGACCCAGGGCGAGAACGCGGTCGGCTCCGACGAGGTGTGGGACCAGGCGACCGACGCGCTGAAGGCCGCCCTCGAGGGCGAGGGGCTCGACTACCGGATCGAATCCGAGGAGGCGGCCTTCTACGGCCCGAAGGTCGGCATCGACGCGCGCGACGCCATCGGCCGGGAGTGGACGGTCGGGACGGTCCAGCTCGACTTCAACATCCCGCGCAAACTCGACCTCACCTACGTCGGCGAGGACAACGAGGAGCACCACCCGGTGATGGTCCACCGCGCGCTGCTCGGCACGTTCGAGCGCTTCATGGGCGTCATCATCGAGCACTTCAAGGGCAACTTCCCGCTGTGGCTCGCGCCCGAGCAGGTCCGCGTGCTCCCCATCTCGGACGACAACCTCGGCTACGCCCACCGGGTGCGGAACGACCTCGGGGACTTCCGCGCCGAGGTCGAGGACCGCGACATGACCATCGGCCGGAAGATCCGCGCCGCCCACGACGACCGGGTGCCGTACATGATCATCGTCGGCGGCGACGAGGAGGAGACGGAGACCGTCTCGGTTCGGGACCGCTTCGAGAACGAGGCGAACGACGTCGACCCGGGCGAGTTCCGCGCCCACCTCGAGTCCGAGCGGGAGGAGAAGCGGCTCGAACCGGACTTCGTCGGCGCGGAGTGA
- a CDS encoding DUF1326 domain-containing protein, with translation MEAPDDDVCTVSLAWHIDEGSYDDVDLGGVNVAMLVSTDEGVMFAPETEWDVVLLVDEAADDDQREAVEDIYFGRAGGIWEPVADTHVRSAEVATVPIGFSRDGSEFSVEVGDVLEMDAGGAVGFNDEVGTISPHPLTTSTEVQTGRSTTATVSYDDRFTWDVSGNNAYLGDFELANS, from the coding sequence CTGGAAGCGCCGGACGACGACGTCTGTACCGTCTCGTTGGCGTGGCACATCGACGAGGGGAGCTACGACGACGTCGACCTCGGCGGGGTGAACGTCGCCATGCTCGTCTCGACCGACGAGGGCGTCATGTTCGCCCCCGAGACGGAGTGGGACGTCGTGCTGCTCGTCGACGAGGCGGCCGACGACGACCAGCGCGAGGCCGTCGAGGACATCTACTTCGGCCGCGCCGGCGGCATCTGGGAACCCGTCGCGGACACGCACGTCAGGTCGGCGGAGGTCGCGACCGTTCCGATCGGTTTCTCGCGGGACGGGTCGGAGTTCTCCGTCGAGGTCGGCGACGTCCTCGAGATGGACGCCGGCGGCGCCGTGGGGTTCAACGACGAGGTCGGCACGATCTCGCCCCACCCGCTGACGACCAGCACCGAGGTGCAGACGGGCAGGTCGACGACCGCCACCGTCTCCTACGACGACCGGTTCACGTGGGACGTCTCGGGCAACAACGCGTATCTCGGCGACTTCGAACTGGCGAACTCCTGA
- a CDS encoding CocE/NonD family hydrolase, which yields MPHNGTIPRGTPMSRRRFVELSGVSLVGFGVTANPVKGAVSEERAQTGQLVEKRENVEVEMRDGRILRADVYLPPQANQRGGIETLVTRTPYNKAGYGGTAEYFAQRGYAVVVQDVRGKFESDGDFYPYRSEGNAEAADGYDTIEWAAEQEFSNGIVGTFGISYLAGTQWAIVHNDELPPHLEAMAPGYAVSSYYGQGSYAGGACLLSHNIDYLNGFGVERFNRDNPNQADNFTVLDEAQEAMMQVYWDLPVHPYEPFEEVGLDWLTDWHTNETYNEYWEAQDHTLHYDKVDIPVLNYGGWYDIFTQGPVTNYQGLAEEGVSDEMELVMGPYTHGAESVRAQGQVTGSAYYFPENAAYDELATVVAFFDRHLKGRAQQVESLPSVRFYVPGLDEWVGAEEFPLPETEFTNYYLNSDGDANADAAATDEPTYNGELSTNDSRSDPTDEYTYDPSDPVVAQGGYNSHWHGGVTDRATAYHGREDILVYQTDVLSEDVAIVGPITVTLFAETSAVDTDFIVHLSDVTPGARTGGLWVAEGARRGRIGDVEADPRALESYSDVSLLTPGEVYEWKIAVWPTARVFEEGHRIRIDVTSSDFPRYDRNLNTGEGLDDDEMETAEQTIYHDDVYPSRVELPIVPMEGLEERTIDSPVPGRQGRGR from the coding sequence ATGCCACATAATGGCACGATACCAAGGGGCACACCAATGTCCCGACGACGGTTCGTGGAGCTGAGTGGAGTGTCACTCGTCGGTTTCGGCGTTACGGCGAACCCAGTCAAGGGAGCAGTCTCGGAAGAACGGGCACAGACGGGGCAACTCGTCGAGAAGAGAGAAAACGTCGAGGTGGAGATGCGGGATGGTCGGATCTTGCGCGCCGACGTGTACCTCCCACCGCAGGCAAATCAGCGCGGGGGTATCGAGACGCTGGTAACGCGGACGCCTTATAATAAAGCCGGCTACGGCGGAACTGCGGAGTATTTCGCCCAGCGAGGGTATGCGGTGGTCGTGCAGGACGTCCGCGGGAAGTTTGAGTCCGACGGGGACTTTTATCCCTATCGGAGCGAGGGGAACGCCGAGGCGGCCGACGGCTACGACACGATTGAGTGGGCGGCTGAACAGGAATTCTCGAACGGCATCGTCGGAACCTTCGGTATTTCCTACCTCGCTGGTACGCAGTGGGCGATCGTTCACAACGACGAACTCCCGCCACACCTTGAGGCGATGGCCCCGGGGTACGCCGTGTCGAGTTACTACGGGCAGGGATCGTACGCAGGTGGTGCGTGCCTGCTCTCGCACAACATCGATTACTTGAACGGATTCGGAGTCGAGCGGTTCAATCGGGACAATCCGAACCAGGCTGACAACTTCACCGTCCTTGACGAGGCCCAGGAAGCGATGATGCAGGTCTACTGGGACCTCCCGGTCCATCCCTACGAGCCGTTCGAGGAGGTCGGGCTCGACTGGCTCACCGACTGGCACACGAACGAAACCTACAACGAGTACTGGGAAGCCCAGGATCATACTCTCCACTACGACAAGGTCGACATTCCAGTCCTCAACTACGGCGGCTGGTACGACATCTTCACGCAGGGTCCCGTCACGAACTACCAAGGGCTCGCCGAGGAAGGGGTTTCCGACGAGATGGAACTCGTAATGGGTCCCTACACCCACGGCGCGGAGAGCGTGCGTGCGCAGGGGCAGGTAACTGGCTCGGCGTACTACTTCCCCGAGAACGCGGCGTACGACGAACTTGCGACCGTCGTGGCGTTTTTCGACCGGCACTTGAAAGGGCGCGCGCAACAGGTCGAGTCACTGCCGAGCGTCCGGTTCTATGTCCCGGGGCTCGACGAGTGGGTCGGCGCGGAGGAGTTCCCCCTGCCGGAGACGGAGTTCACGAACTACTACCTGAACAGCGACGGCGATGCGAATGCAGACGCCGCGGCAACCGACGAGCCGACTTACAACGGCGAGCTATCGACGAACGATTCCAGGAGCGATCCGACGGACGAGTACACGTACGATCCGAGCGATCCGGTCGTCGCTCAGGGCGGCTACAATAGCCACTGGCACGGCGGTGTGACCGACCGCGCGACCGCTTATCACGGCCGCGAAGACATCCTAGTCTATCAGACGGATGTCCTCTCCGAGGACGTCGCCATCGTCGGCCCGATAACCGTCACGCTGTTCGCGGAAACGTCGGCGGTCGATACGGACTTCATCGTCCACCTCTCGGACGTGACCCCTGGGGCCCGCACGGGGGGGCTCTGGGTCGCAGAAGGTGCTCGGCGAGGACGCATCGGCGACGTGGAGGCCGATCCGCGTGCTCTCGAATCGTACAGCGACGTGAGTCTGCTGACCCCCGGGGAGGTCTACGAGTGGAAGATCGCCGTCTGGCCCACCGCACGGGTCTTCGAGGAAGGACACAGGATTCGAATCGACGTTACCAGTAGCGACTTCCCGCGGTACGACCGGAACCTGAACACGGGCGAAGGACTCGACGACGACGAGATGGAGACCGCAGAGCAGACGATCTACCACGACGACGTGTACCCCTCTCGCGTCGAACTCCCCATCGTTCCGATGGAAGGCCTCGAAGAGCGAACGATCGACTCACCCGTGCCCGGGCGCCAGGGACGCGGACGGTAG
- a CDS encoding Phenylacetic acid catabolic protein, whose amino-acid sequence MDIETVKERAGPRQFGPGDDMPEEYRRRATRMIQFHANSEVMGGYLDREFTRHAPSLDRKLANTAKVQDEIGHAQLLYRAAETLGVKTRDEMLEELRTGEGRFLNCFHYPVDSWYEAPMIDFFVDGGAMRRQATLKNTSWTPYAHAMDKVCFEEGFHVKHGESILRELMRGSKATRERMQETFDEWWPRILQFFGPTNDESTHNDFAQEVGLKTTSNDDLRNSFLNMYVPKAEKYGLEIPEYPRIFEREDGTMAVREDDLDWDEFWTIAKNEYVGSHEQIGSRRRRRDAVEWVRRSMDAWESSAGAATGAANP is encoded by the coding sequence ATGGACATCGAGACGGTCAAGGAGCGGGCCGGCCCCCGCCAGTTCGGCCCCGGCGACGACATGCCGGAGGAGTACCGGCGGCGTGCGACCCGGATGATCCAGTTCCACGCGAACAGCGAGGTGATGGGCGGCTACCTCGACAGGGAGTTCACCCGCCACGCGCCGTCGCTGGACCGAAAGCTGGCGAACACGGCGAAGGTTCAAGACGAGATCGGACACGCCCAGTTGCTCTACCGGGCGGCGGAGACGCTCGGCGTCAAGACCCGCGACGAGATGCTGGAGGAGCTCCGAACCGGCGAGGGGAGGTTCCTCAACTGCTTTCACTACCCCGTCGACTCGTGGTACGAGGCGCCGATGATCGACTTCTTCGTCGACGGCGGCGCGATGCGCCGGCAGGCGACGCTGAAGAACACGTCGTGGACGCCGTACGCCCACGCGATGGACAAGGTCTGTTTCGAGGAGGGGTTCCACGTCAAGCACGGCGAGTCCATCCTCCGGGAACTGATGCGCGGGTCGAAGGCGACCCGGGAACGCATGCAGGAGACGTTCGACGAGTGGTGGCCACGGATCCTCCAGTTCTTCGGGCCGACGAACGACGAGTCGACCCACAACGACTTCGCCCAGGAGGTCGGGCTGAAGACGACGAGCAACGACGACCTCCGCAACTCGTTTCTGAACATGTACGTCCCGAAGGCCGAGAAGTACGGGCTCGAGATCCCGGAGTACCCGCGCATCTTCGAGCGCGAGGACGGCACGATGGCCGTCCGCGAGGACGACCTCGACTGGGACGAGTTCTGGACCATCGCGAAGAACGAGTACGTGGGGAGCCACGAACAGATCGGCTCACGCCGACGGCGACGGGACGCGGTCGAGTGGGTCCGCCGGTCGATGGACGCCTGGGAGTCGAGCGCGGGGGCGGCCACGGGGGCGGCGAACCCATGA
- the paaE gene encoding 1,2-phenylacetyl-CoA epoxidase subunit PaaE, translating into MNPDPSTTTSDDGEAAECPYCGSTDTIRDHPKGPGLCRSMHYCEDCRQPFERFG; encoded by the coding sequence ATGAATCCGGACCCGAGCACCACGACGAGCGACGACGGGGAGGCCGCCGAGTGCCCGTACTGCGGGTCGACGGACACGATCCGGGACCATCCGAAGGGGCCGGGGCTGTGTCGCTCCATGCACTACTGCGAGGACTGTCGGCAGCCCTTCGAGCGGTTCGGGTAG
- the paaD gene encoding 1,2-phenylacetyl-CoA epoxidase subunit PaaD yields MTTNAPLDADVCSHTDYGSGESSDEYPKTGEGATGTEADVWDALYGVEDPEMPVSVVDLGLVYGVEVDEPTDHCVVELTLTYSGCPARDLLMNDVRCAAMTAEGVADAEVRLRYSPQWNVEMVTERGREHLREFGLSV; encoded by the coding sequence ATGACGACGAACGCGCCGCTCGACGCGGACGTCTGCTCGCACACCGACTACGGGTCGGGCGAGTCGTCGGACGAGTACCCGAAGACCGGGGAGGGTGCGACCGGGACCGAGGCCGACGTCTGGGACGCGCTGTACGGCGTCGAGGACCCGGAGATGCCCGTGAGCGTCGTCGACCTCGGACTCGTCTACGGCGTCGAGGTCGACGAGCCGACTGACCACTGCGTGGTCGAGTTGACGCTCACTTACTCGGGCTGTCCGGCGCGGGACCTGCTCATGAACGACGTCCGCTGCGCGGCGATGACGGCCGAGGGCGTCGCCGACGCGGAGGTCCGCCTGCGGTACTCGCCGCAGTGGAACGTGGAGATGGTGACCGAACGCGGACGGGAGCACCTCCGCGAGTTCGGGCTGAGCGTGTGA
- a CDS encoding DUF2182 domain-containing protein, protein MATYDSLRDRIARRRVPIVALVTYAIALLAWAAVVGRWLPMPGGATSSGMRMSDPGVPEATALSNGATGVGLYLVMWGVMMVAMMYPSSVPLFRLYAGTLEGTTTAGKAARVGAFVGTYALVWTLTGVVPLVVNALVPIAGVASAHGGLLMGGTLLLLSGYQLSPYKYRCLRYCRSPLGFLVGHHRPGVGGAVRTSWEFSVFCVGCCWALFAFMVTVGSMNIVWVALIAVVLSLERTVAWGEHLARGVGVLAGGGGAVVIALSLV, encoded by the coding sequence ATGGCCACGTACGACTCGCTCAGGGATCGTATCGCACGCCGACGCGTCCCGATCGTCGCGCTCGTCACCTACGCCATCGCGCTGCTCGCGTGGGCCGCGGTCGTCGGTCGCTGGCTCCCGATGCCCGGGGGAGCGACGAGCTCGGGGATGCGGATGTCCGACCCCGGGGTACCGGAGGCGACGGCGCTCTCGAACGGGGCGACCGGCGTCGGCCTCTACCTGGTCATGTGGGGGGTGATGATGGTCGCGATGATGTACCCGTCGTCGGTCCCGCTGTTCCGGCTGTACGCGGGGACGCTCGAGGGGACGACGACCGCCGGCAAGGCGGCGCGGGTCGGCGCGTTCGTCGGAACGTACGCGCTCGTCTGGACGCTGACGGGGGTCGTGCCGCTCGTCGTCAACGCCCTGGTGCCGATCGCGGGCGTCGCGAGCGCTCACGGCGGACTCCTGATGGGCGGGACGCTGCTGCTCCTGTCGGGCTACCAACTCTCCCCGTACAAGTACCGGTGTCTGCGCTACTGCCGGTCGCCGCTCGGGTTCCTCGTGGGCCACCACCGCCCGGGCGTGGGCGGTGCCGTGCGCACGAGCTGGGAGTTCAGCGTGTTCTGCGTCGGGTGCTGCTGGGCGCTGTTCGCGTTCATGGTGACCGTCGGCTCGATGAACATCGTCTGGGTGGCGCTCATCGCGGTCGTGCTCTCGCTCGAGCGGACGGTCGCGTGGGGCGAGCATCTGGCCCGCGGGGTCGGCGTCCTCGCCGGGGGCGGCGGGGCCGTCGTCATCGCGCTCTCGTTGGTGTAG
- a CDS encoding TM2 domain-containing protein, with product MSTDEPSGGAAGAPSTETYCISCGESISADAEICPHCGVSQRRLPESGGPGRTADEKYCTNCGSVVNRDAELCPECGAEQTIGAGGEVDKLAAALIALFLGGLGIHKFYLGDNKMGVLYLCFFWTGIPAVLGIIEGIIYLTKSDEEFQRRYVKR from the coding sequence GTGAGTACCGACGAGCCCTCCGGCGGTGCCGCGGGCGCGCCGTCGACCGAGACGTACTGCATCTCCTGCGGGGAGTCGATCTCCGCCGACGCCGAGATCTGTCCCCACTGTGGCGTGAGCCAGCGGCGCCTCCCGGAGAGCGGCGGCCCCGGCCGGACGGCCGACGAGAAGTACTGCACGAACTGCGGGAGCGTCGTCAACCGCGACGCGGAGCTGTGCCCGGAGTGTGGCGCCGAACAGACGATCGGCGCGGGCGGCGAGGTGGACAAACTCGCGGCCGCGCTCATCGCCCTCTTCCTCGGCGGGCTGGGGATCCACAAGTTCTACCTCGGCGACAACAAGATGGGCGTCCTCTACCTCTGTTTCTTCTGGACGGGGATCCCCGCCGTGCTCGGGATCATCGAGGGGATCATCTACCTCACGAAGTCCGACGAGGAGTTCCAGCGCCGGTACGTGAAGCGCTGA
- a CDS encoding DUF2085 domain-containing protein, producing MSRLTDLPAEVRAGLRAAAPYLLSHHPPAERPRRCHSVRVRGRRYRLCARCAGVHPGIAIGLLAAAGGVRAPLAAVAALPAPALLEWVLTGYGDRPGRNDVRTATGLALGLGYGFGLASLVTGRGRPGVVAVGLGYATLAAAFLYADSR from the coding sequence ATGAGCCGCCTCACGGACCTCCCCGCGGAGGTCCGCGCGGGGTTGCGCGCGGCCGCGCCGTACCTCCTGTCCCACCACCCGCCCGCGGAGCGGCCGCGTCGCTGTCACTCGGTGCGGGTTCGCGGGCGACGATACCGCCTGTGTGCGCGCTGTGCCGGCGTCCATCCGGGCATCGCGATCGGTCTGCTCGCCGCGGCCGGCGGCGTACGGGCCCCCCTCGCCGCCGTCGCGGCGCTCCCCGCACCCGCGCTCCTCGAGTGGGTTCTCACCGGGTACGGCGACCGGCCGGGGAGAAACGACGTCCGGACGGCGACGGGACTGGCCCTCGGACTCGGATACGGGTTCGGCCTCGCGAGCCTCGTGACCGGCCGGGGTCGTCCCGGCGTCGTCGCCGTGGGGCTCGGATACGCGACGCTCGCGGCCGCGTTCCTGTACGCCGACTCGCGGTGA
- the paaC gene encoding 1,2-phenylacetyl-CoA epoxidase subunit PaaC — protein sequence MAADLDRDDLTAEQQLALEGLLFRLADDEFVHAERLTEWQIFAPTIESDLALANVAQDEFGHARLWYELLQELGYTEAECVWERPPGEWTHATLVERPFEEDGWGDAVVRGYLYDVAERLRLDALVDTSYAPLADRVGKALAEEDYHRDHAESWLERLSADPASHERVQAAVEELFPPALTLFAPGPREEGVVDHGFRTESLPDLRAEWLDVVVPFLESLGLEVPEPDAVERPAAVGRDGSHTDAWFDLHEEFTATYRELEFESPARLRGEGP from the coding sequence ATGGCCGCGGACCTCGATCGCGACGACCTCACCGCCGAACAGCAGCTCGCGCTGGAGGGGCTCCTCTTCCGGCTCGCGGACGACGAGTTCGTCCACGCCGAGCGGCTCACCGAGTGGCAGATCTTCGCGCCGACCATCGAGTCGGATCTCGCGCTCGCCAACGTCGCACAGGACGAGTTCGGCCACGCCCGGCTCTGGTACGAACTCCTGCAGGAACTCGGCTACACCGAGGCCGAGTGCGTCTGGGAGCGCCCGCCCGGGGAGTGGACCCACGCGACGCTCGTGGAACGTCCGTTCGAGGAGGACGGCTGGGGCGACGCCGTCGTCCGGGGGTACCTCTACGACGTCGCCGAACGGCTCCGCCTCGATGCGCTCGTGGACACGAGCTACGCCCCCCTCGCGGACCGCGTCGGCAAGGCGCTCGCGGAGGAGGACTACCACCGCGACCACGCCGAGAGCTGGCTCGAACGGCTGTCCGCAGACCCGGCCTCGCACGAGCGCGTCCAGGCGGCCGTCGAGGAGCTGTTCCCGCCGGCGCTCACGCTGTTCGCCCCGGGACCGCGCGAGGAGGGGGTCGTCGACCACGGCTTCCGGACGGAATCGCTCCCGGACCTGCGCGCCGAGTGGCTGGACGTCGTCGTCCCGTTCCTCGAGTCGCTCGGCCTGGAGGTGCCCGAACCGGACGCCGTCGAGCGCCCCGCGGCGGTCGGGCGGGACGGGAGCCACACGGACGCCTGGTTCGACCTCCACGAGGAGTTCACCGCCACGTACCGCGAACTGGAGTTCGAGTCGCCCGCGCGCCTGCGCGGCGAGGGGCCGTAG
- a CDS encoding helix-turn-helix domain-containing protein, giving the protein MIEECLVVEVGVTGDACPLAAATRSSGTRVEAEPPLLRRDGNALLRFSAPAGEDLAEALDADERVRYLHRSRADGRDSYRCLSMHPCVVHDLIDAGFMAESLTYAGGEGRFEGAVVGRDVLRGVMEAAGEAVGVTLERVYPLGPEPGDAAGRWDVTPAQEAALRAALAAGYFSVPKGATAGEVAAELGVSKSAFLERLRRGQAALFEQVFG; this is encoded by the coding sequence GTGATAGAGGAGTGTCTCGTCGTCGAGGTGGGCGTCACCGGCGACGCGTGTCCGCTCGCCGCGGCGACGCGCTCGTCCGGGACGCGCGTGGAGGCCGAACCGCCGCTGTTGCGCCGTGACGGCAACGCTCTGCTCCGGTTCTCGGCGCCCGCGGGGGAGGACCTGGCCGAAGCGCTGGACGCAGACGAACGAGTCCGGTACCTCCACCGCTCGCGGGCCGACGGCCGCGACAGCTACCGCTGCCTGTCGATGCACCCCTGCGTCGTCCACGACCTCATCGACGCGGGATTCATGGCCGAGTCGCTGACGTACGCCGGCGGCGAGGGACGGTTCGAGGGCGCCGTCGTCGGCCGGGACGTCCTCCGCGGCGTGATGGAGGCGGCGGGGGAGGCGGTCGGCGTCACCCTCGAACGGGTGTACCCGCTGGGCCCGGAGCCGGGCGACGCGGCGGGTCGCTGGGACGTGACGCCGGCACAGGAGGCGGCGTTGCGGGCGGCGCTGGCAGCCGGCTACTTCTCGGTCCCGAAGGGTGCGACCGCCGGGGAGGTGGCCGCGGAGCTCGGCGTGAGCAAGTCGGCGTTCCTCGAGCGACTCCGTCGGGGGCAGGCGGCGCTGTTCGAGCAGGTGTTCGGGTAG